The proteins below are encoded in one region of Silene latifolia isolate original U9 population chromosome 2, ASM4854445v1, whole genome shotgun sequence:
- the LOC141641474 gene encoding uncharacterized protein LOC141641474, with the protein MGEIYVLHCEDTEDKEGLLERSTASIEGAVMVFARWFPDTVPRTVRFPFAEVWVRVCGLPFEYLTMDMAAVAGKLLSHRFSVEPFEVIPENDYLRVKVCVKFNEPMMPGFFLAMEEGHLLWVQFKYDEIFKYCIKCGKVGHKGSQCREGIMTIVSSINGMLDRSEERGFVVFQATSNHTMFNMDLRATPPTTRFVSSRVRLRNGRLRNNGQRGRSPERVIDFDLGLTPGVGCCLE; encoded by the coding sequence ATGGGAGAAATCTATGTTCTTCATTGTGAGGATACTGAGGATAAGGAAGGTCTGCTGGAGAGAAGTACTGCCAGTATTGAGGGTGCTGTTATGGTTTTTGCCAGATGGTTTCCTGATACGGTTCCACGAACTGTTAGGTTCCCATTTGCTGAAGTCTGGGTTAGGGTATGTGGATTGCCCTTTGAGTACCTAACTATGGATATGGCAGCGGTTGCGGGTAAGCTTCTTAGCCATCGTTTTTCAGTTGAGCCCTTTGAAGTAATTCCTGAGAATGATTATCTTAGGGTAAAGGTGTGTGTCAAATTTAATGAGCCTATGATGCCTGGCTTCTTTCTTGCCATGGAAGAAGGGCACCTACTTTGGGTCCAATTTAAGTATGACGAAATTTTCAAGTACTGCATAAAGTGTGGGAAAGTAGGACATAAAGGTTCTCAGTGTAGGGAAGGGATCATGACTATAGTGTCGAGTATTAATGGTATGTTAGATAGGTCGGAGGAGAGAGGATTTGTTGTCTTTCAGGCAACAAGTAACCACACGATGTTTAATATGGACTTAAGGGCAACACCCCCAACCACTAGGTTTGTTAGTTCTAGGGTTCGTCTAAGGAATGGGAGGCTTCGCAATAATGGACAAAGGGGGAGGTCTCCTGAAAGGGTTATTGATTTTGATTTAGGACTGACACCGGGGGTAGGGTGTTGCCTGGAATGA